In Rutidosis leptorrhynchoides isolate AG116_Rl617_1_P2 chromosome 2, CSIRO_AGI_Rlap_v1, whole genome shotgun sequence, one genomic interval encodes:
- the LOC139892647 gene encoding topless-related protein 1-like isoform X1, giving the protein MSSLSRELVFLILQFLDEEKFKETVHKLEQESGFFFNMKYFEDEVHNGNWDEVEKYLSGFTKVDDNRYSMKIFFEIRKQKYLEALDKHDRSKGVEILVKDLKVFASFNEDLFKEITQLLTLENFRENEQLSKYGDTKSARAIMLVELKKLIEANPLFRDKLQFPNLKNSRLRTLINQSLNWQHQLCKNPRPNPDIKTLFVDHSCGQPNGARAPSPANNPLLGSLPKAGGFPPLGAHGPFQPTPAPVPTPLAGWMSNPPAVSHPTISGSAIGLGSPSISAALKHPRTPTNPSLDYSSAEIDHMSKRTRPMGITDEGNLPVNALPVSFPGHVGHSQAFNAPDDLPKTVARTLNQGSSPMSMDFHPIQQTLLLVGTNVGDIGLWEVGSREKLVLKNFKVWNLSACSVPLQAALVKDPGVSVNRVIWSPDGSLFGVAYSRHIVQIYSYHGGDDVRQNVEIDAHVGGVNDLAFSHPSKQLCVITCGDDKTIKVWDATTGVKKYTFEGHEAPVYSVCPHYKENIQFIFSTALDGKIKAWLYDNMGSRVDYEAPGRWCTTMAYSADGTRLFSCGTSKDGESHIVEWNESEGAVKRTYLGFRKRSLGVVQFDTTKNRFLAAGDDFSIKYWDMDNVQLLTSVDADGGLPASPRIRFNKDGALLAVSANDNGIKILANSDGLRLLRTFENLSFDAANSRTPEAAKPTINPISAAAASNAALAERVGSGGSISAANGEARNMADVKPRIGDESNDKSKIWKLTEISEASQCRSLKLPENMRVTKISRLIYTNSGNAILALASNAIHLLWKWQRNERNSSGKATAGVSPQLWQPSSGILMTNDVAETNPEESVACFALSKNDSYVMSASGGKISLFNMMTFKTMTTFMPPPPAATFLAFHPQDNNIIAIGMDDSTIQIYNVRVDEVKSKLKGHSKRITGLAFSHVLNVLVSSGADAQICVWSSDGWEKQKSRYVQLPPGRTPSPQSDTRVQFHHDQTHFLVVHETQLAIYEATKLECVKQWIQRESSAPISHATFSCDSQLIYASFLDATICVFTASHLRLRCRINPSAYLPSNVNVHPIVIAAHPQEPNQFALGLSDGIVHVLEPLESDGKWGVPPPPENGSTSTAQATPPATGSSSEQPNQR; this is encoded by the exons ATGTCTTCTCTGAGCAGAGAACTAGTGTTCTTAATTTTACAGtttcttgatgaagaaaaattcaaGGAGACTGTTCACAA GCTTGAACAAGAATCAGGGTTTTTCTTTAACATGAAGTATTTTGAGGATGAGGTGCACAATGGTAATTGGGATGAGGTTGAAAAATACCTATCTGGTTTCACTAAAGTGGATGATAATAGGTATTCAATGAAGATATTTTTTGAAATTAGGAAGCAAAAGTATCTTGAAGCATTGGATAA GCATGACAGGTCCAAGGGTGTTGAGATACTTGTAAAAGATCTTAAAGTGTTTGCTTCATTTAATGAAGACCTTTTTAAAGAGATAACTCAATTGTTGACTTTGGAGAATTTTAG GGAGAATGAGCAATTGTCTAAATATGGAGATACTAAGTCGGCTCGAGCTATAATGTTGGTTGAGCTTAAGAAGCTTATCGAAGCAAATCCTTTGTTTCGTGACAAGTTGCAATTTCCTAATCTAAAGAATTCAAGATTACGGACTCTAATTAACCAGAG CTTAAACTGGCAGCACCAACTCTGCAAAAACCCAAGACCAAATCCTGATATCAAAACTTTATTCGTAGACCATTCGTGTGGACAACCAAACGGTGCACGTGCACCATCACCGGCTAACAATCCTCTGCTCGGTTCATTACCAAAAGCTGGTGGCTTTCCACCACTCGGTGCACATGGG CCTTTCCAACCGACACCAGCTCCGGTACCAACGCCCCTTGCGGGTTGGATGTCAAATCCACCAGCTGTATCTCATCCAACGATATCTGGTAGTGCAATTGGTCTCGGTAGTCCTTCTATTTCAG CTGCTTTGAAGCATCCAAGGACTCCAACGAATCCTTCTTTAGATTACTCGTCTGCAGAGATCGATCATATGAGTAAAAGAACGAGGCCCATGGGGATAACGGATGAG GGAAACTTGCCGGTTAACGCGTTACCCGTATCGTTCCCCGGGCATGTGGGTCACAGTCAGGCATTTAATGCACCGGATGACTTGCCAAAAACGGTTGCACGTACTCTAAACCAGGGTTCATCTCCGATGAGCATGGACTTTCATCCTATTCAACAAACTTTACTTTTAG TTGGAACAAATGTGGGAGATATAGGATTGTGGGAAGTCGGTTCGCGGGAAAAGTTAGTTCTCAAGAATTTCAAAGTATGGAATCTAAGTGCGTGTTCAGTGCCTCTCCAG GCTGCTCTAGTGAAAGATCCCGGTGTCTCTGTTAACCGTGTAATTTGGAGTCCAGATGGTTCGTTGTTCG GAGTTGCATACTCGAGGCACATTGTACAAATCTATTCGTATCACGGAGGTGATGACGTGCGACAAAATGTCGAG ATTGATGCTCATGTTGGTGGAGTAAATGATCTTGCATTCTCTCATCCCAGCAAGCAGCTCTGCGTGATAACGTGTGGGGACGACAAGACGATAAAG GTCTGGGATGCGACGACAGGTGTAAAAAAGTACACATTTGAAGGTCATGAAGCTCCTGTATATTCTGTATGTCCTCACTATAAAGAGAACATTCAGTTTATATTTTCAACGGCTCTTGATGGGAAGATTAAAGCGTGGTTGTATGATAACATGGGCTCACGAGTTGATTACGAGGCTCCCGGTCGGTGGTGCACGACAATGGCGTACAGTGCTGATGGAACCAG GCTTTTTTCATGTGGGACCAGTAAAGATGGGGAGTCGCACATAGTAGAATGGAACGAGAGTGAAGGGGCTGTGAAAAGAACGTATTTGGGTTTCCGAAAACGATCTTTAGGTGTTGTGCAATTCGATACAACCAAAAACCGGTTTTTGGCAGCTGGTGATGATTTTTCGATTAAATATTGGGATATGGACAATGTACAGCTTTTAACAAGTGTTGATGCTGATGGAGGTCTTCCG GCAAGCCCGCGCATCAGATTTAACAAAGATGGCGCTCTCTTGGCTGTTTCTGCTAACGACAACGGTATCAAAATTTTGGCAAATTCTGATGGTCTTCGATTACTGCGCACTTTTGAAAATCTTTCATTTGATGCTGCTAATTCTAGGACTCCCGAGGCTGCAAAG CCTACCATAAACCCAATATCGGCTGCAGCCGCTAGTAACGCTGCACTAGCCGAAAGGGTTGGATCCGGTGGTTCCATATCTGCAGCG AACGGAGAGGCTAGAAATATGGCCGATGTGAAACCTAGAATCGGGGATGAATCTAACGACAAATCGAAGATTTGGAAACTTACTGAAATAAGTGAAGCTTCTCAGTGTCGATCGTTAAAACTCCCAGAGAACATGAGAGTAACAAAG ATATCAAGATTGATATATACAAATTCAGGAAATGCGATTTTGGCATTAGCATCGAATGCTATTCACTTGTTGTGGAAATGGCAACGTAATGAGCGTAACTCAAGTGGCAAG GCAACAGCTGGTGTTTCACCGCAACTATGGCAACCTTCGAGTGGAATTTTGATGACTAACGATGTTGCTGAGACTAATCCCGAAGAATCTGTCGCATGTTTTGCTTTGTCTAAAAACGACTCTTATGTTATGTCCGCATCGGGAGGAAAAATCTCTTTATTCAATATGATGACATTCAAG ACAATGACAACATTCATGCCTCCGCCACCTGCAGCAACGTTTCTCGCTTTCCATCCGCAAGACAACAATATAATAGCAATTGGCATGGATGATTCGACAATCCAAATCTACAACGTTCGTGTTGATGAG GTTAAAAGCAAGCTTAAAGGCCACTCCAAAAGAATCACGGGTCTCGCATTTTCGCACGTGCTAAATGTCTTGGTCTCATCTGGTGCCGATGCTCAG ATATGTGTATGGAGTTCTGATGGGTGGGAAAAGCAAAAATCAAGATACGTCCAACTTCCGCCAGGGAGAACACCGTCACCACAATCTGACACTCGTGTGCAGTTTCATCACGATCAGACTCATTTTCTCGTTGTTCACGAGACTCAACTTGCTATTTACGAAGCGACAAAACTTGAATGCGTTAAGCAG TGGATTCAACGTGAATCATCAGCACCAATATCGCATGCAACCTTTTCATGTGATAGTCAACTGATATATGCAAGTTTCTTGGATGCAACCATTTGTGTGTTCACTGCATCCCACCTTCGCCTTCGATGTCGGATTAATCCTTCTGCATATCTTCCGAG TAACGTGAATGTCCACCCGATCGTGATTGCTGCACATCCACAAGAACCGAATCAATTTGCATTAGGGCTTTCAGATGGAATTGTTCATGTTTTGGAGCCTCTAGAATCTGATGGCAAATGGGGGGTCCCACCACCGCCTGAAAATGGTTCCACAAGCACTGCACAAGCTACACCTCCAGCTACCGGTTCAAGTTCAGAACAACCGAACCAGAGGTGA
- the LOC139892647 gene encoding topless-related protein 1-like isoform X2 codes for MSSLSRELVFLILQFLDEEKFKETVHKLEQESGFFFNMKYFEDEVHNGNWDEVEKYLSGFTKVDDNRYSMKIFFEIRKQKYLEALDKHDRSKGVEILVKDLKVFASFNEDLFKEITQLLTLENFRENEQLSKYGDTKSARAIMLVELKKLIEANPLFRDKLQFPNLKNSRLRTLINQSLNWQHQLCKNPRPNPDIKTLFVDHSCGQPNGARAPSPANNPLLGSLPKAGGFPPLGAHGPFQPTPAPVPTPLAGWMSNPPAVSHPTISGSAIGLGSPSISAALKHPRTPTNPSLDYSSAEIDHMSKRTRPMGITDEGNLPVNALPVSFPGHVGHSQAFNAPDDLPKTVARTLNQGSSPMSMDFHPIQQTLLLVGTNVGDIGLWEVGSREKLVLKNFKVWNLSACSVPLQAALVKDPGVSVNRVIWSPDGSLFGVAYSRHIVQIYSYHGGDDVRQNVEIDAHVGGVNDLAFSHPSKQLCVITCGDDKTIKVWDATTGVKKYTFEGHEAPVYSVCPHYKENIQFIFSTALDGKIKAWLYDNMGSRVDYEAPGRWCTTMAYSADGTRLFSCGTSKDGESHIVEWNESEGAVKRTYLGFRKRSLGVVQFDTTKNRFLAAGDDFSIKYWDMDNVQLLTSVDADGGLPASPRIRFNKDGALLAVSANDNGIKILANSDGLRLLRTFENLSFDAANSRTPEAAKNGEARNMADVKPRIGDESNDKSKIWKLTEISEASQCRSLKLPENMRVTKISRLIYTNSGNAILALASNAIHLLWKWQRNERNSSGKATAGVSPQLWQPSSGILMTNDVAETNPEESVACFALSKNDSYVMSASGGKISLFNMMTFKTMTTFMPPPPAATFLAFHPQDNNIIAIGMDDSTIQIYNVRVDEVKSKLKGHSKRITGLAFSHVLNVLVSSGADAQICVWSSDGWEKQKSRYVQLPPGRTPSPQSDTRVQFHHDQTHFLVVHETQLAIYEATKLECVKQWIQRESSAPISHATFSCDSQLIYASFLDATICVFTASHLRLRCRINPSAYLPSNVNVHPIVIAAHPQEPNQFALGLSDGIVHVLEPLESDGKWGVPPPPENGSTSTAQATPPATGSSSEQPNQR; via the exons ATGTCTTCTCTGAGCAGAGAACTAGTGTTCTTAATTTTACAGtttcttgatgaagaaaaattcaaGGAGACTGTTCACAA GCTTGAACAAGAATCAGGGTTTTTCTTTAACATGAAGTATTTTGAGGATGAGGTGCACAATGGTAATTGGGATGAGGTTGAAAAATACCTATCTGGTTTCACTAAAGTGGATGATAATAGGTATTCAATGAAGATATTTTTTGAAATTAGGAAGCAAAAGTATCTTGAAGCATTGGATAA GCATGACAGGTCCAAGGGTGTTGAGATACTTGTAAAAGATCTTAAAGTGTTTGCTTCATTTAATGAAGACCTTTTTAAAGAGATAACTCAATTGTTGACTTTGGAGAATTTTAG GGAGAATGAGCAATTGTCTAAATATGGAGATACTAAGTCGGCTCGAGCTATAATGTTGGTTGAGCTTAAGAAGCTTATCGAAGCAAATCCTTTGTTTCGTGACAAGTTGCAATTTCCTAATCTAAAGAATTCAAGATTACGGACTCTAATTAACCAGAG CTTAAACTGGCAGCACCAACTCTGCAAAAACCCAAGACCAAATCCTGATATCAAAACTTTATTCGTAGACCATTCGTGTGGACAACCAAACGGTGCACGTGCACCATCACCGGCTAACAATCCTCTGCTCGGTTCATTACCAAAAGCTGGTGGCTTTCCACCACTCGGTGCACATGGG CCTTTCCAACCGACACCAGCTCCGGTACCAACGCCCCTTGCGGGTTGGATGTCAAATCCACCAGCTGTATCTCATCCAACGATATCTGGTAGTGCAATTGGTCTCGGTAGTCCTTCTATTTCAG CTGCTTTGAAGCATCCAAGGACTCCAACGAATCCTTCTTTAGATTACTCGTCTGCAGAGATCGATCATATGAGTAAAAGAACGAGGCCCATGGGGATAACGGATGAG GGAAACTTGCCGGTTAACGCGTTACCCGTATCGTTCCCCGGGCATGTGGGTCACAGTCAGGCATTTAATGCACCGGATGACTTGCCAAAAACGGTTGCACGTACTCTAAACCAGGGTTCATCTCCGATGAGCATGGACTTTCATCCTATTCAACAAACTTTACTTTTAG TTGGAACAAATGTGGGAGATATAGGATTGTGGGAAGTCGGTTCGCGGGAAAAGTTAGTTCTCAAGAATTTCAAAGTATGGAATCTAAGTGCGTGTTCAGTGCCTCTCCAG GCTGCTCTAGTGAAAGATCCCGGTGTCTCTGTTAACCGTGTAATTTGGAGTCCAGATGGTTCGTTGTTCG GAGTTGCATACTCGAGGCACATTGTACAAATCTATTCGTATCACGGAGGTGATGACGTGCGACAAAATGTCGAG ATTGATGCTCATGTTGGTGGAGTAAATGATCTTGCATTCTCTCATCCCAGCAAGCAGCTCTGCGTGATAACGTGTGGGGACGACAAGACGATAAAG GTCTGGGATGCGACGACAGGTGTAAAAAAGTACACATTTGAAGGTCATGAAGCTCCTGTATATTCTGTATGTCCTCACTATAAAGAGAACATTCAGTTTATATTTTCAACGGCTCTTGATGGGAAGATTAAAGCGTGGTTGTATGATAACATGGGCTCACGAGTTGATTACGAGGCTCCCGGTCGGTGGTGCACGACAATGGCGTACAGTGCTGATGGAACCAG GCTTTTTTCATGTGGGACCAGTAAAGATGGGGAGTCGCACATAGTAGAATGGAACGAGAGTGAAGGGGCTGTGAAAAGAACGTATTTGGGTTTCCGAAAACGATCTTTAGGTGTTGTGCAATTCGATACAACCAAAAACCGGTTTTTGGCAGCTGGTGATGATTTTTCGATTAAATATTGGGATATGGACAATGTACAGCTTTTAACAAGTGTTGATGCTGATGGAGGTCTTCCG GCAAGCCCGCGCATCAGATTTAACAAAGATGGCGCTCTCTTGGCTGTTTCTGCTAACGACAACGGTATCAAAATTTTGGCAAATTCTGATGGTCTTCGATTACTGCGCACTTTTGAAAATCTTTCATTTGATGCTGCTAATTCTAGGACTCCCGAGGCTGCAAAG AACGGAGAGGCTAGAAATATGGCCGATGTGAAACCTAGAATCGGGGATGAATCTAACGACAAATCGAAGATTTGGAAACTTACTGAAATAAGTGAAGCTTCTCAGTGTCGATCGTTAAAACTCCCAGAGAACATGAGAGTAACAAAG ATATCAAGATTGATATATACAAATTCAGGAAATGCGATTTTGGCATTAGCATCGAATGCTATTCACTTGTTGTGGAAATGGCAACGTAATGAGCGTAACTCAAGTGGCAAG GCAACAGCTGGTGTTTCACCGCAACTATGGCAACCTTCGAGTGGAATTTTGATGACTAACGATGTTGCTGAGACTAATCCCGAAGAATCTGTCGCATGTTTTGCTTTGTCTAAAAACGACTCTTATGTTATGTCCGCATCGGGAGGAAAAATCTCTTTATTCAATATGATGACATTCAAG ACAATGACAACATTCATGCCTCCGCCACCTGCAGCAACGTTTCTCGCTTTCCATCCGCAAGACAACAATATAATAGCAATTGGCATGGATGATTCGACAATCCAAATCTACAACGTTCGTGTTGATGAG GTTAAAAGCAAGCTTAAAGGCCACTCCAAAAGAATCACGGGTCTCGCATTTTCGCACGTGCTAAATGTCTTGGTCTCATCTGGTGCCGATGCTCAG ATATGTGTATGGAGTTCTGATGGGTGGGAAAAGCAAAAATCAAGATACGTCCAACTTCCGCCAGGGAGAACACCGTCACCACAATCTGACACTCGTGTGCAGTTTCATCACGATCAGACTCATTTTCTCGTTGTTCACGAGACTCAACTTGCTATTTACGAAGCGACAAAACTTGAATGCGTTAAGCAG TGGATTCAACGTGAATCATCAGCACCAATATCGCATGCAACCTTTTCATGTGATAGTCAACTGATATATGCAAGTTTCTTGGATGCAACCATTTGTGTGTTCACTGCATCCCACCTTCGCCTTCGATGTCGGATTAATCCTTCTGCATATCTTCCGAG TAACGTGAATGTCCACCCGATCGTGATTGCTGCACATCCACAAGAACCGAATCAATTTGCATTAGGGCTTTCAGATGGAATTGTTCATGTTTTGGAGCCTCTAGAATCTGATGGCAAATGGGGGGTCCCACCACCGCCTGAAAATGGTTCCACAAGCACTGCACAAGCTACACCTCCAGCTACCGGTTCAAGTTCAGAACAACCGAACCAGAGGTGA
- the LOC139892648 gene encoding uncharacterized protein, with protein sequence MGGACSRKRGQHVNEDGVFRGISRRYSRNGSSKWLGASFNRAYVDNKEGKAMCPSLMELCIYKICERIDQYDTFSMLPRDISQLIFNELIYSQRLIGTNLEGFRGCALQDIDLCEYPGVDDSWMEVISSQGSSLLSADISGSDVSDCGLVHIKDSENIQALNFSFCDQISDKGLDIISGLSNLTTLSLKRNNNITANGMSLLSGLVNLLNLDLERCPWIHGGLVHLKGLSKLQALNLNCCNCITDTDMEPLSELTNLKELQLASSKVTDHGVTFLKGLHKLAYLNMERCPVTAACLDSLSDIVSLLYLNLSRCNMTSSGCDKFSGLKSLKVLNLGFNDISDDVLVHLKGLINLESLNLDSCVIRDNGLVHLSGLHRLKCLELSDTEVGSDGLHNLSGLMYLESLNLSFTGITDGGLGYLSKLSNLRSLNLDCRQITDTGLAALTRLTGLTHLDLFCAKITDVGTNYLRNLTNLQSLEICGGGLTNDGVKNIKDLRSLVLLNLSQNNRLTDASLEFIAGLTELVSLNLSNSRVTSTGLQYLKPLKKLKSLSLESTKVTANDIKKLQEKDLPNLINIRPE encoded by the exons ATGGGGGGAGCATGTTCTAGAAAACGAGGCCAACACGTCAACGAAGATGGTGTATTTAGAGGAATTTCTAGAAGATACTCTAGAAATGGGAGCTCGAAATGGCTGGGAGCCTCTTTTAATCGAGCATATGTTGATAATAAAGAGGGAAAGGCGATGTGCCCGTCTCTCATGGAACTCTGCATTTATAAAATCTGCGAA CGAATTGATCAGTATGATACCTTCTCTATGCTTCCAAGAGATATCAGCCAGCTGATATTTAATGAATTGATCTATTCTCAACGCCTTATCGGGACTAATCTCGAGGGTTTTCGAGGTTGTGCTCTGCAG GATATCGATTTGTGTGAATATCCTGGAGTTGATGATAGTTGGATGGAGGTCATCTCTTCACAGGGATCATCTTTACTTTCAGCAGATATTTCTGGTTCAGATGTTAGTGATTGTGGTTTGGTTCATATTAAAGACTCTGAGAATATTCAGGCCTTGAACTTTAGTTTCTGTGACCAGATTTCAGATAAGGGGCTTGATATTATTAGTG GTCTTTCAAACTTGACCACTTTGAGTCTTAAAAGGAACAACAATATTACTGCCAATGGGATGAGTTTACTTTCTGGTTTGGTCAACTTGTTAAATCTGGACTTGGAAAGATGTCCATGGATCCATGGTGGTCTTGTACATTTAAAAG GTTTATCTAAGCTTCAGGCACTCAACCTTAACTGTTGCAATTGCATTACTGATACTGATATGGAGCCTCTCTCAG AGTTAACAAACTTGAAAGAGCTGCAACTTGCGTCTAGCAAGGTGACCGATCATGGAGTCACATTTTTGAAAG GATTACACAAGCTTGCATATCTGAATATGGAGCGATGCCCTGTTACTGCAGCATGTTTGGATTCATTATCAG ATATTGTAAGCCTGCTTTATTTGAATTTAAGCAGATGTAATATGACAAGTAGCGGGTGTGATAAGTTTTCGG GGCTAAAGTCTTTAAAAGTGCTCAACTTGGGGTTcaatgatatttcggatgatgttttgGTACATCTGAAAG GTTTGATAAATTTGGAAAGCTTGAACCTGGATTCATGTGTTATTCGGGATAATGGGCTGGTTCACCTATCAG GCCTTCATCGCTTGAAATGCTTGGAGCTGTCTGATACAGAAGTTGGAAGTGATGGTCTACATAATCTATCAG GGTTGATGTATCTCGAGAGCTTAAATCTCTCATTCACTGGTATCACCGATGGAGGTTTGGGATATCTATCTAAGTTGTCAAATCTTAGATCACTTAATTTGGATTGTCGCCAAATTACAGATACCGGACTCGCTGCTCTTACAC GTTTGACTGGGTTGACTCATCTTGATCTCTTTTGTGCTAAAATAACAGATGTTGGAACTAATTATCTTCGAA ATTTAACAAATCTCCAGTCTTTGGAAATCTGCGGTGGAGGATTAACGAACGACGGTGTGAAGAATATCAAGGATCTTCGCTCTCTGGTGCTGTTGAATCTATCACAAAACAACCGCCTAACAGATGCATCACTCGAGTTTATTGCCG GTTTGACAGAGTTGGTCTCATTGAACTTATCGAATTCCAGAGTAACCAGTACAGGATTGCAGTATCTAAAGCCACTGAAGAAGTTGAAATCACTGAGCTTAGAGTCCACAAAAGTGACTGCAAATGATATAAAGAAACTTCAGGAAAAGGACCTTCCGAATCTGATAAACATTCGTCCTGAGTAG